A window of the Proteus terrae subsp. cibarius genome harbors these coding sequences:
- a CDS encoding site-specific DNA-methyltransferase — MTNKKKLELTWIGKQKRPRLEPRIFLEDSELSFQGEKKEGIFNDNLLIHGDNLLALKALEQDYFGKIKCIFIDPPYNTGSAFSHYDDGLEHSMWLSLIRDRLLILQSLLSIEGSIWITIDDAEGHYLKVLCDEIFGRSNFIGQVTWQKTTSIHNNAILFSSNTDMVLAYAKNIDFFSMGRIPRSERNTQDYKNQDDDPRGPWASSPLHVSLTSGQRGKQYAITGKSTGLYPIVGPNGQEVYPPKGRCWAYSPETIKDFESQNLIWWGKDGNNQPRLKRFIKDNKEGVVPSTLWLSEDVGHNQEAKAENNTLLPDLDKLFSTPKPERLLERVIRLSTKPGDIVLDSFAGSGTTGAVAHKMGRRWIMVELGDHCETHIVPRLKKVIDGEDQGGISKAVNWQGGGGFRYLRLAPSLLQKDEWGNWIINKEYNAEMLSAAMCKHMGFTYAPSETQFWNHGYSTETDFIYVTTGSLAYDQLKRISEDVGEDRTLLICCKAFMSEGADFPNLTIKKIPQSILNKCEWDNDDYSFTLNVLAEDDVELYDDEEEA; from the coding sequence ATGACCAATAAAAAAAAACTAGAACTTACTTGGATTGGTAAACAAAAACGGCCTCGTTTGGAGCCACGGATTTTTCTTGAAGATAGTGAATTGTCTTTTCAAGGTGAGAAAAAAGAAGGGATTTTTAATGATAACCTTCTTATTCATGGTGATAATCTTTTGGCCTTAAAAGCATTAGAACAAGATTATTTTGGAAAAATTAAATGCATTTTTATTGATCCTCCTTATAACACGGGGAGTGCTTTTTCTCACTATGATGATGGTTTAGAGCACTCGATGTGGTTATCCCTTATCCGTGATAGGTTGTTAATTTTACAGTCTTTGTTATCTATAGAAGGGAGTATTTGGATTACAATTGATGATGCTGAGGGGCATTATTTAAAAGTACTTTGTGATGAGATTTTTGGTCGTTCTAACTTTATAGGTCAAGTTACTTGGCAGAAAACTACAAGCATTCATAATAATGCGATATTGTTTTCGTCAAATACTGATATGGTTTTGGCTTACGCCAAAAATATTGATTTTTTCTCAATGGGAAGAATTCCAAGATCTGAACGCAACACGCAAGATTACAAAAACCAAGATGATGATCCTAGAGGCCCATGGGCATCAAGTCCATTACATGTAAGTTTAACTTCTGGACAGAGGGGGAAACAATATGCAATTACTGGGAAAAGTACAGGCTTGTATCCTATAGTTGGACCTAATGGACAAGAGGTTTATCCCCCCAAGGGCCGTTGTTGGGCATATTCCCCTGAAACAATAAAAGACTTTGAAAGTCAAAATCTTATTTGGTGGGGGAAAGATGGAAATAATCAACCGCGCTTAAAAAGATTTATTAAAGATAATAAAGAAGGTGTAGTTCCATCCACATTATGGCTTTCTGAAGATGTTGGCCACAATCAAGAAGCAAAGGCTGAAAATAATACTCTTTTACCAGATTTAGATAAGCTTTTTTCAACTCCAAAACCTGAACGATTATTAGAGAGAGTTATTCGTTTAAGTACTAAACCAGGAGATATTGTCCTCGATTCTTTTGCTGGCTCCGGTACAACTGGCGCAGTAGCACACAAAATGGGCCGTCGTTGGATCATGGTTGAGTTGGGTGACCACTGTGAAACTCATATCGTTCCTCGCCTTAAAAAGGTGATTGATGGTGAAGACCAAGGCGGCATATCTAAAGCAGTTAACTGGCAAGGTGGCGGCGGTTTCCGTTATCTCCGTCTTGCTCCATCTCTTCTGCAAAAAGATGAATGGGGTAATTGGATCATCAACAAAGAGTATAACGCTGAGATGCTATCAGCTGCCATGTGTAAACACATGGGCTTTACTTACGCTCCTAGTGAAACTCAATTCTGGAATCACGGTTATAGCACCGAGACTGATTTCATCTATGTAACCACAGGCTCGTTGGCATATGACCAGCTCAAGCGTATTAGCGAGGATGTTGGTGAAGATCGCACCCTTCTAATTTGCTGTAAAGCCTTTATGAGCGAAGGCGCTGACTTCCCGAACTTAACGATTAAGAAAATCCCTCAATCAATCTTGAATAAGTGTGAATGGGATAATGATGATTACAGCTTTACTTTGAATGTGTTAGCTGAAGATGATGTTGAACTTTACGACGATGAAGAGGAAGCGTAA
- a CDS encoding site-specific DNA-methyltransferase: MNNIKNNKLELSWIGKDKLPRLEPRIFLESKEYSYFNVSVDIGQDSEQEFSNLLIKSDNLLALKALEQDYTSKVKCIVIDPPYNTGSAFSHYDDGLEHSMWLTLMRDRLVLLHQLLSEDGSLWITIDDNESHYLKVMCDEIFGRANFVTDITWQRKYSVSNNFKGIASICDRILVYRKSDKFVNNLLPRTEDSVARYKNPDNDPRGPWKSVDYLNQATPEKRPNLCYDITNPNTGEVIKNTKKAWKYDRETHRKHIEEKRIWWGINGTNTTPAVKLFLSEVRDGMTPHNWWPHEDVGHTDEAKKEIIQLFGRKDVFDTPKPERLIQRILTIATNPGDLVLDSFAGSGTTGAVAQKMGRRWIMVELGEHCDTHIVPRLKKVIDGEDQGGISKAVNWQGGGGFRYLRLAPSLLQKDEWGNWVINKEYNAEMLSAAMCKHMGFTYAPSETQFWNHGYSTETDFIYVTTGSLAYDQLKRISEDVGEDRTLLICCKAFMSEGAEFPNLTIKKIPQSILNKCEWDNDDYSFTLNVLAEPEEYELDDEDDQ; this comes from the coding sequence ATGAATAACATTAAAAATAACAAGTTGGAACTCAGCTGGATTGGTAAGGACAAGTTGCCAAGACTCGAGCCTCGCATTTTCTTGGAAAGTAAAGAATACTCTTATTTCAATGTTTCAGTAGACATTGGCCAGGACAGCGAACAGGAGTTTAGCAATTTACTGATTAAATCTGATAACTTATTGGCTCTCAAAGCATTAGAGCAAGATTACACAAGTAAAGTTAAATGTATAGTAATTGACCCCCCCTATAATACAGGGAGTGCTTTTTCACATTATGATGATGGATTAGAGCACTCAATGTGGCTTACATTGATGAGAGATAGATTGGTGTTACTCCATCAGCTTTTGTCTGAAGATGGTTCGTTGTGGATCACAATTGATGACAATGAGTCTCACTATTTAAAAGTTATGTGTGATGAGATATTTGGAAGAGCAAACTTTGTTACTGATATTACTTGGCAGCGAAAATATAGTGTAAGTAACAATTTTAAAGGCATAGCCTCAATCTGTGACAGAATTCTTGTTTATAGAAAATCCGATAAATTTGTTAACAACTTGCTTCCTCGTACGGAGGATTCTGTTGCTAGATATAAAAATCCAGATAATGATCCGAGGGGACCTTGGAAGTCAGTAGATTACCTGAACCAAGCAACCCCTGAAAAGCGCCCTAATTTGTGTTATGACATTACAAATCCTAATACCGGTGAAGTGATTAAGAATACGAAAAAAGCTTGGAAGTATGATCGAGAAACTCACCGAAAACACATAGAAGAAAAGCGCATCTGGTGGGGCATTAATGGTACGAATACTACACCTGCTGTAAAGTTGTTTCTATCTGAAGTTCGTGATGGTATGACGCCTCATAATTGGTGGCCACATGAGGACGTAGGCCATACAGACGAAGCAAAAAAGGAAATCATTCAGTTGTTTGGGCGTAAAGACGTGTTCGATACGCCAAAGCCCGAGCGTTTAATTCAGCGTATATTAACCATCGCTACCAACCCTGGAGATCTGGTTCTAGATTCATTTGCGGGTTCAGGCACTACAGGTGCAGTTGCTCAAAAAATGGGGCGTCGTTGGATCATGGTTGAGTTGGGTGAGCATTGCGACACGCACATCGTTCCTCGCCTCAAGAAAGTCATTGATGGTGAAGACCAAGGTGGCATATCTAAAGCAGTTAACTGGCAAGGTGGTGGTGGTTTCCGTTATTTACGTCTTGCTCCATCTCTTCTGCAAAAAGATGAATGGGGTAACTGGGTTATCAATAAAGAATACAATGCAGAAATGCTATCAGCTGCCATGTGTAAACACATGGGCTTTACTTACGCTCCTAGTGAAACTCAATTCTGGAATCACGGTTACAGCACCGAGACTGATTTCATCTATGTTACCACAGGTTCGTTAGCGTATGACCAGCTCAAGCGTATTAGCGAAGACGTTGGTGAAGATCGAACGCTCCTGATTTGCTGCAAAGCATTTATGAGTGAAGGAGCGGAGTTCCCGAACTTAACGATTAAGAAAATCCCACAATCAATCTTGAATAAATGCGAGTGGGACAACGACGATTACAGTTTTACTTTAAATGTACTCGCAGAGCCTGAAGAATACGAACTGGATGACGAAGATGACCAATAA
- a CDS encoding SNF2-related protein: protein MTQTIANSKVDMNPHQVEAALFALSSPLSSGVILADEVGLGKTIEASLVLAQKWAERKRKLLLIVPATLRKQWSQELEEKFSLPSAILEATTFNAAIKSGIANPFEVEVSTGKPAICICSYEFAARKEVELARVSWDLVVLDEAHKLRNIYKTDGAKTAKKLELALQGRKKVMLSATPLQNSILELYGLVSILDPHFFGDLNSFKARYGRQNLDEIELALLRARLSKVCNRTLRRQVQEEGGISFTRRYSMTEDFRPSAEEEQLYTEVSEYLQREDLLSIKSGARHLVTLVIRKILASSSYAVLGTLETMINRLEQKLPLIEALQDLDCLNDYQDEDAIEDEDIDPVALSAEIELLRSFKELAAKISGNAKAEALLRVLTRAFDKTSELGGSRKAVVFTESVRTQTWLAELLTSNGYSGQIVLLNGSNNDAASKAIYKEWLEKHHGSTRISGSKTADMKAALVDKFKDEATLMICTEAGAEGINLQFCSLLVNYDLPWNPQRVEQRIGRIHRYGQKHDVVVVNFINKGNRADERVFELLSQKFQLFEGVFGASDEILGSIESGVDIERRIHDIYQSCRSDDQIEHEFNQLQEQLKEQLEVKVNETRRSLLENFDADVVDRLNTRRNRVTAQLSHYQKKLLLLARMVFASDSSFTVTEHGFSVGDSFYSLDWHHAVQHDHNLFRVSEGLGLELLERYKVDKLESTHLAFVYTPEDTHWADVRNLVSKKGMLRVTKVSIGSSEEKRERLILAAITDTGEIVHPETVERILQLPISLQGKPQLLDSYVGLDGDTSLQLQVFISEVEQDNERYYAEEVEKLERWAEDKRIALDIRIKQLDLEIKQARKASRQLGTLQEKMAAKRALKSLERERDQVMLNYHEEKKLIEQEEDRLLEEIEARLKLDTRLELIFEATWSVN, encoded by the coding sequence ATGACTCAAACTATTGCTAATTCCAAAGTTGATATGAACCCACATCAGGTTGAGGCTGCACTGTTTGCCTTATCATCACCGCTGTCTAGTGGAGTTATCTTAGCCGACGAGGTTGGATTAGGTAAAACGATAGAAGCTAGTCTGGTTCTAGCTCAGAAATGGGCAGAACGTAAACGAAAGCTCTTATTGATTGTACCTGCTACTTTAAGAAAGCAGTGGAGCCAAGAATTAGAAGAAAAATTTTCCTTACCGTCTGCAATTCTTGAAGCAACAACTTTTAACGCCGCGATAAAAAGTGGTATCGCTAATCCTTTTGAAGTGGAAGTTAGCACAGGAAAGCCAGCAATATGTATCTGCTCCTATGAATTTGCAGCTAGGAAAGAAGTTGAGTTAGCACGGGTTTCTTGGGATCTTGTCGTCCTAGATGAAGCGCATAAACTTCGAAATATCTACAAAACTGATGGTGCAAAAACCGCGAAAAAATTAGAGCTTGCATTGCAAGGACGAAAAAAAGTAATGCTCTCTGCTACCCCTTTGCAAAACAGTATATTAGAGCTTTATGGGTTGGTTTCTATTCTAGATCCTCACTTTTTTGGTGATTTGAATTCATTTAAAGCCCGATATGGCCGACAAAATTTGGATGAAATTGAGCTAGCCCTATTACGTGCAAGATTGAGCAAAGTTTGCAATCGTACGCTACGTCGACAAGTGCAAGAAGAAGGCGGCATTAGTTTCACTCGTCGTTATTCAATGACTGAAGACTTTCGTCCCTCAGCAGAAGAAGAACAGCTTTATACAGAAGTATCTGAGTACTTGCAGAGAGAGGATCTTCTCTCTATCAAATCAGGTGCAAGGCATTTAGTCACACTTGTTATCCGCAAAATACTTGCGTCATCCTCCTATGCTGTACTTGGTACACTTGAAACCATGATCAATCGGTTAGAGCAAAAGCTACCTCTCATCGAGGCTTTGCAAGATCTTGACTGCTTGAATGATTATCAAGATGAAGATGCAATAGAAGACGAAGATATCGATCCAGTAGCATTAAGTGCTGAAATTGAGTTGCTACGTTCATTTAAAGAGCTCGCAGCAAAAATCAGCGGTAACGCCAAAGCTGAGGCTTTACTTCGTGTGTTGACAAGAGCATTTGATAAGACGAGTGAGTTAGGCGGAAGTAGGAAAGCGGTTGTTTTCACTGAATCCGTCAGAACTCAAACCTGGTTAGCTGAGCTGCTCACAAGCAATGGATATAGTGGGCAGATTGTCTTGCTCAATGGAAGCAACAATGATGCTGCCTCGAAAGCTATTTACAAAGAGTGGCTAGAAAAACACCACGGTTCAACAAGGATATCAGGCTCCAAAACTGCGGATATGAAGGCGGCTTTGGTCGATAAATTCAAAGATGAAGCTACTTTGATGATCTGTACCGAGGCTGGCGCAGAAGGTATTAACTTACAATTTTGTTCGCTACTCGTGAATTACGACTTGCCATGGAACCCACAACGTGTTGAACAGCGTATTGGGCGTATCCACCGCTATGGCCAAAAGCATGATGTTGTAGTGGTTAACTTTATCAACAAGGGTAATCGGGCCGACGAGCGTGTCTTTGAGTTACTGAGCCAAAAGTTTCAGTTGTTTGAAGGGGTTTTTGGTGCGTCAGATGAGATTCTAGGTTCAATCGAGTCAGGTGTGGATATTGAACGGAGAATCCATGACATTTATCAGAGCTGTAGAAGTGATGACCAAATTGAGCACGAATTTAACCAGTTACAAGAGCAGTTAAAAGAACAGCTCGAAGTAAAGGTGAATGAGACGCGGCGTTCTCTGTTGGAAAACTTTGACGCAGATGTTGTTGACCGTTTGAATACTCGCCGTAATAGAGTGACGGCTCAGTTATCCCATTATCAGAAGAAATTACTGTTACTGGCGAGAATGGTGTTTGCGTCAGATAGCTCTTTTACCGTGACAGAACATGGCTTTTCCGTGGGAGACTCGTTCTACTCTTTGGATTGGCATCATGCAGTGCAACATGATCACAATCTGTTTCGTGTATCAGAGGGCTTGGGCCTGGAGTTATTAGAGCGTTACAAGGTTGATAAACTTGAAAGCACCCATTTGGCTTTCGTATATACGCCTGAAGACACCCACTGGGCTGATGTAAGGAATTTAGTTTCCAAAAAGGGTATGTTGCGCGTAACAAAAGTGAGTATTGGTTCTAGTGAAGAAAAACGTGAGCGACTAATTCTCGCAGCGATTACCGATACTGGTGAGATTGTTCATCCTGAAACTGTAGAACGCATCCTGCAATTGCCAATTTCGCTTCAAGGTAAACCTCAACTACTTGATTCTTATGTTGGACTGGATGGTGATACCAGTCTCCAGCTTCAGGTGTTCATCAGTGAAGTTGAGCAAGACAATGAACGGTATTATGCGGAAGAAGTTGAGAAGTTAGAACGCTGGGCGGAAGATAAGAGAATTGCCTTAGATATCCGTATTAAGCAGTTAGACCTGGAAATAAAGCAGGCAAGAAAAGCATCTCGGCAACTTGGTACACTGCAAGAGAAAATGGCGGCAAAGCGAGCATTAAAGTCTCTTGAACGGGAAAGGGATCAAGTGATGCTCAATTACCATGAAGAGAAAAAGTTAATTGAGCAAGAGGAAGACCGCTTGCTAGAAGAAATTGAGGCAAGGTTGAAACTGGATACTCGTTTAGAGCTCATTTTTGAAGCAACATGGAGCGTGAATTGA
- a CDS encoding WYL domain-containing protein has translation MTNDGLKQTVVAKSDRLSQIAQLPQATRDRIAHIDFTLLFKGEAVRADLVDRFSIAAAQATKDFTMYRELAPGNIEYDQKLKLHKRGEAFEPLFDYDVVRTLATISQGYGDGFTGKVKPPLACEAPYHLNKPSLSIVAKVTEAIHKGKALSITYVSLSSGETTREIVPHTLVDNGLRWHVRGFDRKHGEFRDFVLTRIKAAVVLEDSNLSETELETQDRQWNRFVELELVPHPRIKHSEAIELDYGMTGGVLKVEIRAATAGYLLRLWNVDCSNNYSLIGPEYQLWLRNGQALYGVKNDALLPGYRTSQN, from the coding sequence ATGACAAATGATGGTCTGAAACAAACGGTAGTGGCGAAGTCAGATAGGCTTTCGCAGATAGCGCAGTTGCCACAAGCAACCAGGGATCGCATTGCCCACATCGATTTCACTTTATTGTTTAAGGGCGAAGCGGTACGGGCGGATTTAGTCGATCGCTTCAGCATAGCCGCTGCACAAGCAACGAAAGACTTCACGATGTACCGAGAGCTTGCGCCAGGCAATATTGAATATGACCAAAAGCTCAAGTTGCATAAGCGCGGTGAAGCTTTTGAGCCCTTGTTCGACTACGACGTTGTGAGAACGCTGGCGACGATTAGCCAAGGGTACGGCGATGGCTTCACTGGAAAGGTAAAACCACCTCTGGCTTGTGAAGCGCCTTATCACCTTAACAAGCCGAGTTTATCGATAGTAGCGAAAGTCACCGAGGCCATACACAAAGGCAAAGCCTTGAGTATCACCTATGTGTCGTTATCGAGTGGTGAAACCACGCGTGAAATTGTACCGCATACGCTGGTGGACAATGGCCTGCGTTGGCATGTTCGTGGTTTTGACCGCAAGCATGGTGAGTTCCGTGACTTTGTGCTGACCCGAATTAAAGCAGCGGTCGTGCTTGAGGATTCCAATTTGTCTGAAACGGAGCTCGAAACCCAAGATCGGCAATGGAATCGCTTTGTAGAGCTAGAGTTAGTGCCGCATCCTCGTATTAAGCACAGCGAAGCGATTGAACTGGATTATGGTATGACGGGTGGCGTTCTAAAGGTTGAGATTAGAGCCGCAACCGCTGGGTATTTGCTTCGTCTTTGGAATGTAGATTGTTCTAATAATTACTCATTAATTGGTCCTGAGTATCAACTTTGGTTAAGGAATGGGCAGGCGCTGTATGGAGTAAAAAATGATGCATTACTTCCCGGCTATAGAACTAGTCAGAATTAA
- a CDS encoding 3'-5' exonuclease — translation MTRAPAPFPLERLADIPERPEDFRLLERIPLTREPQSWPLELSPMVGDEQPMVLLDTETTGLSAEDESIIELGMVKVLYSPSAQRIVSIVDVISLYEDPGKPIPELITELTGITDDMVQGQHIDDSLVASWLSDDPLVVAHNAQFDRPFFEKRFAALGHLSWACSASGIDWKALGFESRKLEYLLLRLGWFYEGHRAATDCLAMAWLFHLLPESVANLLSEADRRTVLVRAFGAPFDVKDYLKERGYRWHDGVKGANKHWWREISEDELPQEQTYLDDLYHRGSEHAHYDYKDARNRFKAL, via the coding sequence ATGACAAGAGCCCCTGCGCCATTTCCGCTAGAGCGCCTCGCGGATATTCCAGAAAGACCAGAAGATTTTAGATTGCTGGAGCGTATTCCATTAACGCGTGAGCCGCAGTCCTGGCCACTTGAACTTTCTCCTATGGTTGGTGATGAACAGCCAATGGTGCTGCTCGATACAGAGACAACCGGACTGTCTGCCGAGGACGAGTCCATTATTGAGCTTGGTATGGTTAAGGTGCTTTACAGCCCCTCTGCTCAGCGGATTGTGTCGATTGTTGATGTGATCAGCTTGTATGAAGATCCCGGTAAGCCTATCCCCGAGCTGATTACCGAGTTAACCGGTATCACCGATGATATGGTGCAAGGCCAGCACATTGATGATTCACTGGTAGCGAGTTGGTTATCCGATGATCCGCTGGTGGTTGCACACAATGCGCAGTTTGATCGTCCTTTCTTTGAAAAGCGGTTTGCTGCATTAGGCCATCTATCTTGGGCCTGTTCAGCCAGTGGCATAGATTGGAAGGCACTGGGTTTTGAAAGTCGAAAGCTTGAGTACCTGCTGCTTCGCTTAGGTTGGTTTTATGAAGGACACCGAGCTGCAACCGATTGTTTGGCGATGGCCTGGTTGTTCCATTTGTTGCCCGAGTCCGTTGCAAACTTGTTGTCTGAAGCGGACAGGCGAACTGTGTTAGTTCGTGCGTTTGGTGCGCCGTTTGACGTAAAGGACTATTTAAAAGAGCGTGGTTACCGCTGGCATGACGGTGTTAAAGGTGCCAACAAGCATTGGTGGCGCGAAATCAGCGAAGACGAGTTACCGCAGGAACAAACTTACCTGGATGATTTGTACCATCGTGGCTCAGAACATGCCCACTATGACTACAAAGATGCTCGCAATCGATTTAAAGCTTTGTAG
- the umuD gene encoding translesion error-prone DNA polymerase V autoproteolytic subunit — protein MSVSLIGRSGALAFIKAKRLRIPLFMERVSAGFPSPAQDYVEQTLDLNELCIKRPAATFFVRVEGDSMIDAGIHPDDILVVDRSVQAEHGDIVIAGIHGELTVKELQLRPCVKLIPRNQAYEPIHIPEGAELEIFGVVTNVVRNMRRKS, from the coding sequence ATGAGTGTCTCGCTGATAGGCCGTAGCGGCGCACTTGCCTTCATCAAAGCCAAGCGCCTTCGTATTCCATTGTTCATGGAACGTGTTTCTGCTGGTTTTCCCTCACCAGCGCAGGATTATGTTGAGCAAACGCTCGACCTCAACGAGCTGTGCATCAAGCGACCGGCTGCAACGTTCTTTGTGCGTGTTGAAGGTGATTCAATGATTGATGCTGGGATTCACCCAGATGATATTTTGGTGGTTGATCGTTCTGTTCAAGCAGAACACGGTGACATTGTCATCGCTGGCATCCATGGAGAACTCACGGTAAAGGAGCTTCAACTAAGGCCGTGCGTCAAGCTGATCCCAAGAAACCAGGCGTATGAGCCCATTCATATTCCTGAAGGGGCAGAGTTAGAGATATTTGGTGTGGTCACCAATGTGGTGCGAAACATGCGCCGTAAGTCGTGA